From the Synechococcus sp. Nb3U1 genome, the window CTAGCCTAGAGCCGATTCTATTGCCCTTTGGGGCCTTGTTGGCCTCCCTGGTCATCTTTGGTTTGTTCTGTGCGGTGGCGGGAGCCAATCCCTTTGCGGTTTATGGCTCCATCTACCGGGCCGCTTTTGGCAGTTGGTTCTCTTGGCAAAATACTTTGCAGCGGGCGGCACCCTTAATGTTGGCCTCTCTGTGTACGATTCTGCCGGCTCGTATGGGTTTGGTGATCATCGGCAATGAGGGGGCTCTGGTCATCGGTGGAGTGACAGCCGTGGCTATGGGTCTCTGGGTGGGATCCCTGGCTCCGCCGGTGGTGGTATTTCTGATGGCCGTGGCGGGCATGGTGGCAGGGGGCCTGTGGATCATGGCGGTGGGGGCGCTGCGCCACTACCGAGGCGTGAACGAAACCATCAGCAGCCTGCTGATGAACTACATCGCCATCGCCCTGATGAACCATCTGGTGGGGGGGCCATTGCGGGATCCCAGTTTTCTGAGTAAGCCCTCCAGCTTTGCCATTGATGAGGCCAATATGCTGGGTCGGTTGTTTGCTACCCGCATTCACTTCGGCTTGATGTATGGCATCATTGCCTGCTTGATTGCCTATGTGCTGATTCAGCGTACCACCCTGGGTTTTTCGGTGCGGACGGTGGGGGGGAACCCGAAGGTGGCCCGCATGGTGGGCATCGCCGTGGGCAAATTGACCTTACTGATCACCTTCTTGGCTGGATCCTGTGCTGGGTTGGCAGGCATGGTGGAAGTGGCAGCCGTGCATGGGCGAGCCAATGAGTCCTTGAGCGCTGGCTATGGCTACAGCGGCATCTTGGTGGCTTTCATTGCTCGGCAAAACCCTGCGGCGGCAGTGGTGATGGCGATCTTGTTAGGGGGGATCCTGGCCAGTGGCAGCATTTTGCAGCGCTCCCATAATCTGCCCGATGCCACCGTACTGGTGTTTCAGGGTATCGTCTTTCTGCTGATCCTTTATAGTGAGTCGCTTTACGGGCGGTTTGACTTTTTCCGGGATCGGGAGGCGGGAGAGTCAGCGCCATAAGGGTGTCAACTTTGGCTCTAGAGTTATCCGTTTTGGGTTTCTACCACTTGCTTGAGCTGCTCAGAGTACAGCCTTTTCCAGCATGATCTGATATAGCAGATTCAGATTACTTCCTTGCCCCATAAAGTTTTTTGCTTCGGAGATTTTGACAGATGGTAACAGAAGCGCTGGGATGGTGGGGAGTACCCTTGGCAGTGGTGGCGGGAACCCTGCGGGGGAGCGCACCGTTTCTATTCGTCAGCTTGGGGGAATGCCTGACGGAAAAGAGCGGCAAAATCAACCTGGGCC encodes:
- a CDS encoding ABC transporter permease, which codes for MATTTSAVSSAAPLRWRSSLEPILLPFGALLASLVIFGLFCAVAGANPFAVYGSIYRAAFGSWFSWQNTLQRAAPLMLASLCTILPARMGLVIIGNEGALVIGGVTAVAMGLWVGSLAPPVVVFLMAVAGMVAGGLWIMAVGALRHYRGVNETISSLLMNYIAIALMNHLVGGPLRDPSFLSKPSSFAIDEANMLGRLFATRIHFGLMYGIIACLIAYVLIQRTTLGFSVRTVGGNPKVARMVGIAVGKLTLLITFLAGSCAGLAGMVEVAAVHGRANESLSAGYGYSGILVAFIARQNPAAAVVMAILLGGILASGSILQRSHNLPDATVLVFQGIVFLLILYSESLYGRFDFFRDREAGESAP